In a single window of the Dinghuibacter silviterrae genome:
- a CDS encoding fatty acid desaturase produces the protein MKRDFVYSTQGEPHRIRTKRILKDYPDIRKLIGKNPLTFWVILGIVAFQIVLAALLAHQSWWLVIAAAYLVGAFADHALFVMIHECAHALIFKGRVPNRLAGMLANIPLVFPSSVGFERYHLKHHTFQGVHELDADLPNHWEAKLINNFFVGKALWLLLYPLVQLLRIGRLKEIKPVDGWNILNLGIQIVAMAAIWWFLGPKALVFIVASFFFSIGLHPLGARWIQEHYLVEDEEQETYSYYGVLNTVAFNVGYHNEHHDFPSVPWNKLPLIKAGAPSYYNSLHAHKSWTLLFFRFLFDREISLFSRIVRKERGKVPLTDMATPDRELVG, from the coding sequence ATGAAAAGAGATTTTGTGTACTCGACCCAGGGCGAGCCGCACCGTATCCGCACCAAGCGCATCCTGAAGGACTATCCCGATATACGCAAACTGATCGGCAAAAACCCGCTCACCTTTTGGGTCATCTTAGGCATCGTTGCCTTCCAGATCGTTCTGGCCGCTCTCCTGGCGCACCAGTCGTGGTGGCTTGTCATTGCGGCGGCTTACCTCGTGGGTGCGTTTGCCGATCACGCCCTTTTCGTCATGATCCATGAATGCGCCCACGCCCTGATCTTCAAGGGGCGCGTGCCCAACCGCCTGGCGGGTATGTTGGCCAATATTCCACTCGTATTCCCCAGCTCCGTCGGTTTTGAGCGGTATCACCTCAAACACCACACCTTCCAGGGCGTCCACGAACTCGACGCCGACCTTCCCAACCACTGGGAGGCCAAACTGATCAACAACTTTTTTGTCGGAAAAGCCCTCTGGCTTTTGTTATATCCCCTGGTGCAGTTGTTGCGTATCGGCCGTCTGAAAGAAATCAAACCGGTGGACGGCTGGAACATCCTCAACCTGGGCATACAGATCGTCGCGATGGCCGCCATCTGGTGGTTTCTGGGACCCAAGGCGCTCGTGTTCATCGTGGCAAGCTTTTTCTTTTCCATCGGTCTTCACCCCCTGGGGGCCCGCTGGATCCAGGAGCACTACCTTGTCGAAGACGAAGAACAGGAGACCTACAGCTACTATGGTGTGCTGAACACCGTGGCCTTTAATGTGGGGTACCACAACGAACACCACGACTTCCCCTCCGTCCCGTGGAACAAGCTGCCCCTCATCAAGGCGGGCGCGCCTTCGTACTACAACAGCCTGCACGCCCACAAATCCTGGACGCTTCTTTTCTTCCGTTTTCTTTTCGACCGGGAAATATCGCTGTTTTCGCGGATCGTCCGCAAGGAGCGGGGCAAGGTGCCCCTGACGGATATGGCGACGCCGGATCGGGAGTTGGTGGGCTAG
- a CDS encoding FecR family protein, with protein MTRRYLLIAFAFWSCHSASAPPSLSDTLETTTHRGDSLFLESGSLARRTVVLPDTTLAVLNPGTLVVYARHGVRLDGDAFFDAPRPFTVRTRNLVMKGTGGWRVSAFAKDEGESAEILRGSIVAVKAYTSPDSESDTLVSGNMVMINRSIDLMEKETYDTTELSTWRAGTLEFRHTPFDSAVRRIEDWFGVTVEVRGDETKASAITGSFAQARLDEVMRALALALPCKYSIKKYAVTIEL; from the coding sequence ATGACGCGCAGGTACCTACTTATTGCTTTTGCTTTTTGGAGCTGCCATTCTGCTTCGGCACCCCCTTCTTTGAGCGATACCCTCGAAACGACCACCCACCGGGGCGACAGCCTTTTCCTCGAAAGCGGCTCCCTGGCGCGCCGCACGGTCGTCTTACCTGACACGACATTGGCCGTTTTAAACCCGGGTACGCTGGTCGTGTATGCCCGGCACGGGGTTCGGTTGGACGGGGATGCATTTTTCGACGCGCCGCGGCCGTTCACCGTGCGGACCCGCAACCTCGTGATGAAGGGGACGGGCGGCTGGCGGGTCAGTGCTTTTGCAAAGGATGAAGGGGAGAGCGCGGAAATATTACGGGGCTCGATCGTTGCCGTTAAAGCCTATACATCCCCCGATAGTGAGTCCGATACGTTGGTTTCCGGGAATATGGTCATGATCAACCGGTCCATCGATTTGATGGAAAAAGAAACATACGACACCACCGAGCTGTCCACCTGGCGCGCCGGCACGCTGGAGTTCCGGCATACGCCCTTCGATTCCGCGGTGCGGCGGATAGAGGATTGGTTCGGCGTCACCGTGGAGGTGCGCGGGGACGAGACGAAGGCCTCGGCCATTACAGGGAGCTTCGCTCAGGCGCGCCTTGATGAGGTGATGCGGGCGCTGGCGCTGGCGTTGCCTTGCAAGTACAGTATTAAGAAGTACGCGGTCACGATAGAGCTGTAG
- a CDS encoding RagB/SusD family nutrient uptake outer membrane protein — MKKFVYTALLCCLGLSCKKGFLDQVPNDRLTLDQVFANRTNTESFLADIYAEIPDEACQRFVNSGQGHGNSGPWTGASDEAEYDWSFVTSNDYNIGNWNASSAWVETFWRNYYQGIRNATYLIQNVNDCKECGVQLNTRYTAEARALRAMFYFYLMRMFGPVVMLGDQSIAPDASLGDIQLPRTGFDSCVSWVTSELDKAAADLPVSYNNDEIARITKGIALAFKQEVLFMAARPLYNGNSDYAAMVGADGKPLINQTYDANKWTLAAASAKAFITQFVPTTYDLFTENDANGNFSAFLSCRDVMLTDWNKEWILARPANANSCSTRQYETTPYHNGAQAEDRGSGGLAVTQTMVDAFFMANGLPITDPNSGYQTGGFTDYQAPDDDTLRPTYNQWINREPRFYVDVTYTGRLWLNRNSGDVVTYTNYTGNSGLQIGGNDYSRTGYIVRKNMALGDWRNGGRGWILYRLANVYLNYIEALNESNPSDPDILKYLNLIRQRAGVPLYGSAGLPVPPSQDAMRTAIRMERRVELAFENVRFFDTRQWKIATTTDNGPFYGLNITQDPPGFYTVTSFENRVFQQKHYLFPIPQNEINIDKNLVQNSGW; from the coding sequence ATGAAAAAATTTGTCTATACCGCCCTTCTATGTTGCCTCGGCCTGTCCTGTAAAAAAGGTTTCCTGGACCAGGTGCCGAACGACCGGCTCACCCTCGACCAGGTTTTTGCCAACCGGACCAACACCGAATCCTTTTTAGCCGACATCTACGCAGAGATCCCGGACGAAGCCTGCCAGCGCTTTGTCAACTCCGGCCAGGGTCATGGTAACTCGGGTCCCTGGACCGGTGCCTCCGATGAAGCCGAATACGACTGGAGCTTTGTCACCAGCAACGACTACAACATCGGGAACTGGAACGCCAGCAGCGCCTGGGTGGAAACGTTCTGGAGAAACTACTACCAGGGTATCCGGAACGCCACCTACCTGATCCAGAACGTCAACGACTGCAAGGAATGCGGGGTTCAACTCAATACGCGCTACACGGCGGAGGCCCGGGCGCTGAGGGCCATGTTTTACTTCTACCTGATGCGCATGTTCGGCCCCGTGGTGATGCTCGGCGACCAGTCCATCGCCCCCGACGCTTCCTTAGGGGACATACAACTCCCACGCACCGGCTTCGACTCCTGCGTAAGCTGGGTGACCTCGGAACTCGACAAGGCCGCTGCCGATCTGCCCGTCTCCTACAACAACGATGAGATTGCGCGGATTACCAAGGGGATTGCCCTGGCCTTCAAGCAGGAAGTGCTTTTTATGGCGGCGCGCCCTTTGTACAACGGGAACAGCGACTATGCAGCCATGGTAGGGGCGGATGGAAAACCCCTTATCAACCAGACCTACGACGCCAACAAATGGACGCTGGCCGCGGCTTCCGCAAAGGCTTTTATCACTCAGTTCGTGCCCACGACGTACGACCTCTTTACGGAAAACGATGCCAACGGAAACTTTAGCGCCTTCCTGTCCTGCCGGGATGTGATGCTCACCGACTGGAACAAGGAATGGATCCTCGCCCGCCCTGCCAACGCCAATTCGTGCAGTACCCGGCAATACGAAACCACGCCTTACCACAATGGGGCCCAGGCCGAAGACCGCGGCAGCGGTGGGCTGGCGGTGACCCAGACGATGGTGGATGCTTTCTTTATGGCCAACGGGCTGCCCATCACCGATCCCAATTCCGGTTACCAGACCGGCGGGTTTACCGATTACCAGGCGCCCGACGACGACACCCTCCGGCCCACCTACAACCAATGGATCAACCGGGAGCCCCGTTTTTACGTAGACGTCACCTATACCGGCAGGCTTTGGCTCAACCGGAATTCCGGCGACGTGGTCACGTATACAAACTATACGGGAAACTCCGGTCTCCAGATCGGCGGCAACGACTATTCGCGCACGGGTTATATTGTAAGGAAAAATATGGCCCTCGGCGACTGGCGCAATGGCGGCCGGGGTTGGATCCTTTACCGTTTGGCCAATGTCTACCTCAACTACATAGAAGCGCTCAACGAATCCAATCCTTCGGACCCCGACATCCTCAAATACCTCAACCTGATCCGGCAACGCGCAGGCGTGCCTTTGTACGGGTCCGCCGGTCTCCCCGTGCCCCCCAGCCAGGACGCCATGCGTACCGCCATCCGCATGGAACGGCGGGTGGAGCTCGCCTTCGAAAACGTCCGCTTTTTCGACACCCGCCAGTGGAAAATCGCCACGACCACCGACAACGGTCCCTTTTATGGACTGAACATCACCCAGGACCCACCGGGTTTTTACACGGTGACATCCTTTGAAAACCGGGTGTTCCAACAAAAACACTACCTGTTCCCCATACCGCAAAACGAGATCAATATCGATAAAAACCTAGTGCAGAATTCCGGTTGGTAA
- a CDS encoding TonB-dependent receptor, whose protein sequence is MLFPKTRPQGPSGTSFVPTKTVAKTLLTLFSLLLSSSLLLASGLEGQDLQKAKISLDIHAKSLEFVFREIEKETDFRFAYRPEELAGFTDVTIRANHRSLEEVLHELLTPRGLGFQQKNNYILVGLLPAGGAPEHADVRITGTVHDQLNTPLAGVTVQNLRTGKATATNAKGTFVIEGSPGDSLRFTSVGYGALTQVLRESLVLDITLTPSAGNLEEVVMVAYGKQKKISLVGAQSTVDVGELKQPVANVGTMLAGRIAGIVQVQRSGQPGADGADIWIRGLATFAANGATPLVLIDGVERAIDNIDPQDIASFSVLKDAVSTSVYGLRGANGVILIKTKSGVAGKTKIDVNYNEGVTAFTRLPQMVDGITYMNLANEANVTRGGTALYSAQTIANTQDNKDPLLYPNVNWFKAVFNPTASNRRLNLSATGGSANARYYTSVAYYDESGFFKTDGLEQYNATTRYQRYNFTSNLDLSVTKTTKVELGVQGYISNVNYPGNSPSDIFGQAVTVSPVAYPIMYPGGFVPGRNPNGGEQNPYAMATQSGYVNTFNNQVYSNIRATQDLGFWLRGLSFTSMFSFDVFNQQQISRTKRKSTYIIDPNNPYNPDGTPNLNLVYQSPNTSLGFSNANAGNRRIYTETALNYERLFADKHDVSAMLLYNQSDYDNAFPGDFTSSIPYRSRGLAGRATYGYLSRYFAEFDFGYNGSENFAPARRYGFFPSYGVGWVVSNEHFFKPLSGALSYLKFRWSDGLLGDQGGINRFAYLTILNNQNQPGYTYGNNGQNGIGGTEVTTYGVNVGWAKSRKMDLGMELRTFKSMVSLTVDLFKEHRTDIFLQRQSVPDFVGLYNNPYGNLGIVDNKGIDATVEVPDIAIGKVHLNLRGTATYAANKVIENDQPNQPYPWLNQRGASVLAQWGYVAEGLFTSQDEINKSAVPFDKSTVMPGDIKYKDMNGDGTINAYDMVKISDGDVPYLTWGGGFNLTWKQFNLGSFFEGTGHASRIINGTGIIPFNADGGVDNVYADATNRWTEANPNPNAAYPRLAYGSDKNQNNALYSTYWKRDVGFIRLKTAELGYTLPRGTLKRFGVTNARIYFNGVNLLTFSKFKLWDPELNTGNGTNYPIVKTYSLGANLSF, encoded by the coding sequence ATGCTTTTTCCAAAAACTCGGCCCCAGGGCCCGAGCGGTACTTCTTTTGTACCCACCAAAACAGTCGCCAAAACACTGCTGACGCTTTTCTCGCTCCTTCTTTCCTCAAGTCTCCTACTGGCCAGCGGGCTGGAGGGACAAGACCTGCAAAAAGCAAAAATCAGCCTGGACATACACGCCAAAAGCCTGGAATTTGTCTTCCGGGAGATCGAAAAGGAAACGGACTTCCGTTTCGCCTACCGTCCCGAAGAGCTCGCGGGTTTTACGGACGTCACCATCCGGGCGAACCACCGGAGCTTGGAGGAGGTGCTGCACGAGTTGCTCACGCCCAGGGGGCTTGGGTTCCAGCAAAAAAACAATTACATCCTGGTGGGGTTGCTGCCTGCGGGCGGCGCCCCGGAGCACGCGGACGTACGGATCACGGGCACGGTCCACGACCAGCTCAATACGCCCCTGGCAGGGGTCACCGTCCAGAACCTCCGGACCGGTAAAGCCACGGCCACCAACGCCAAGGGCACTTTCGTCATAGAAGGCAGCCCGGGGGATTCCTTACGTTTTACGTCGGTGGGTTATGGGGCATTGACCCAGGTCCTTCGGGAGTCCCTAGTGTTGGACATTACCCTGACGCCCTCGGCCGGTAACCTGGAGGAGGTGGTCATGGTGGCGTATGGCAAACAAAAAAAGATCAGCCTCGTGGGCGCCCAAAGCACGGTCGACGTGGGCGAGCTCAAGCAACCGGTGGCCAATGTGGGCACCATGCTGGCGGGCCGGATTGCGGGGATCGTCCAGGTCCAGCGCAGCGGGCAGCCGGGCGCGGACGGGGCGGACATCTGGATCCGGGGGCTGGCCACGTTTGCAGCCAACGGGGCCACCCCCCTGGTATTGATCGACGGGGTGGAACGCGCGATCGACAACATCGATCCCCAGGACATTGCGTCCTTTTCGGTGTTGAAGGACGCGGTGTCGACCTCGGTGTATGGGTTGCGGGGCGCCAACGGCGTCATCCTGATCAAAACCAAGTCCGGGGTGGCGGGCAAAACCAAAATAGACGTAAACTATAACGAAGGCGTCACGGCGTTTACCCGGTTACCGCAAATGGTCGACGGGATCACCTATATGAACCTGGCCAACGAAGCAAACGTCACCCGCGGCGGTACGGCCTTGTATTCTGCCCAGACGATCGCCAATACACAGGACAACAAGGACCCCCTCCTCTACCCAAACGTCAACTGGTTTAAGGCGGTGTTCAACCCCACGGCGTCGAACCGGCGACTGAACCTGAGCGCCACGGGGGGCTCTGCCAATGCGCGCTACTATACGTCGGTGGCCTATTATGACGAATCTGGTTTTTTTAAAACCGACGGGCTGGAGCAATACAACGCCACCACGCGCTATCAGCGGTATAATTTTACCAGCAACCTGGACCTCTCCGTCACCAAGACGACAAAGGTGGAGCTGGGGGTTCAGGGCTATATCTCCAACGTCAACTACCCGGGGAATTCCCCTTCGGACATCTTCGGCCAGGCGGTCACGGTGTCCCCGGTGGCCTACCCCATCATGTATCCCGGGGGTTTCGTGCCCGGCCGCAACCCCAACGGCGGGGAGCAAAATCCTTACGCGATGGCCACGCAAAGCGGGTACGTCAATACGTTTAACAACCAGGTGTACTCGAACATCCGGGCGACCCAGGACCTGGGCTTCTGGCTGAGGGGGTTGAGTTTTACGAGCATGTTTTCGTTCGACGTATTCAACCAGCAGCAAATCTCGCGCACCAAACGCAAAAGCACCTACATCATCGACCCCAACAACCCCTATAACCCCGACGGAACCCCCAACCTGAACCTGGTGTACCAGTCGCCCAACACGTCTTTGGGCTTCTCGAATGCCAACGCGGGGAACCGGCGCATCTATACGGAGACGGCGCTCAACTATGAACGCCTTTTTGCAGACAAGCATGACGTCAGCGCCATGCTTTTGTACAACCAGAGCGACTACGACAATGCGTTCCCAGGCGACTTTACGAGCTCGATCCCCTATCGCTCCCGGGGGCTGGCGGGCCGCGCCACGTATGGGTACCTGTCGCGGTATTTTGCGGAATTCGACTTTGGGTATAACGGGTCGGAAAACTTCGCCCCCGCGCGGCGGTACGGCTTTTTTCCTTCCTATGGAGTGGGCTGGGTCGTCTCCAACGAACACTTTTTCAAACCCCTGTCGGGCGCCCTCTCCTACCTGAAGTTCCGCTGGTCGGACGGGTTGCTGGGTGACCAGGGCGGCATCAACCGCTTTGCCTACCTGACCATCCTCAACAACCAGAACCAGCCGGGATATACCTATGGGAACAACGGGCAAAACGGCATCGGGGGCACGGAGGTGACGACCTACGGGGTCAACGTCGGCTGGGCAAAATCCCGGAAAATGGACCTGGGCATGGAGCTCCGTACGTTCAAGTCGATGGTTTCCCTGACCGTGGACCTGTTCAAGGAACACCGGACCGACATTTTCCTTCAACGGCAATCCGTCCCGGACTTCGTCGGGTTGTATAACAATCCGTACGGGAACCTGGGCATCGTCGACAACAAGGGCATTGATGCGACGGTGGAGGTCCCCGACATTGCCATCGGGAAAGTACACCTCAACCTGCGGGGCACAGCGACCTACGCCGCCAACAAGGTCATCGAAAACGACCAGCCCAACCAGCCGTATCCCTGGCTGAACCAAAGGGGGGCGAGCGTGCTGGCCCAATGGGGCTATGTCGCCGAGGGCTTGTTTACCAGCCAGGACGAGATCAACAAGTCCGCGGTTCCCTTTGACAAAAGCACGGTCATGCCCGGGGACATCAAGTACAAGGATATGAACGGAGACGGCACCATCAACGCCTATGACATGGTCAAGATCAGCGACGGGGATGTCCCTTACCTGACCTGGGGCGGGGGGTTCAACCTGACCTGGAAACAGTTCAACTTAGGTTCGTTTTTTGAAGGCACCGGGCACGCCAGCCGCATCATCAACGGAACCGGGATCATTCCCTTTAACGCCGACGGGGGGGTGGACAATGTGTACGCCGACGCGACCAACCGGTGGACGGAGGCCAACCCCAACCCGAACGCGGCCTATCCGCGCCTGGCTTATGGCTCGGACAAAAACCAGAACAACGCCCTGTACAGCACCTACTGGAAACGCGACGTGGGCTTTATCCGGTTGAAAACCGCGGAGCTGGGCTATACCCTTCCCAGGGGAACGCTAAAGCGCTTCGGGGTGACCAACGCCCGGATCTATTTCAACGGGGTGAACCTGCTCACCTTTAGCAAGTTCAAGCTCTGGGACCCGGAACTAAATACGGGTAACGGGACCAACTATCCCATCGTCAAGACATACTCTTTGGGTGCAAACCTGTCTTTTTAA
- a CDS encoding FecR family protein, translated as MDRNRLNYLLQSLAHGLLTPGEYDELMDLVHRKEAEGDLLEGMEGLLEEAPSGEVDEGLYRRIWEAAAGGDAAGQGLAALRERAPASGVAAPVHQLRRAYWIAAASVLLLAGLALWWRYATRPEKTPALSYATAKGERKDLYLPDSTHVWLNAGSRLSYSTGPIREVHLEGEAFFEVRKDPQKPFVVRTGDLSTQVLGTAFDVEAYTAKTVTITVAEGVVRVDSGDKALGRLTKDRQLRWYNGMVTLEDVSGTELSAWTNGELIFNNISMKEAAERIERWFGMPVRLDTAVSNARFTVSFKKGAPIKDVMDVVCMLNGCTYRMEKGEVLIR; from the coding sequence TTGGACCGGAACAGACTGAACTATTTGTTACAATCCCTGGCGCATGGCTTGCTTACCCCCGGCGAATACGATGAGCTGATGGACCTGGTCCATAGGAAGGAGGCGGAGGGCGACCTCTTGGAAGGTATGGAGGGGCTCCTGGAGGAGGCCCCTTCCGGGGAGGTGGATGAGGGGTTGTACCGGAGAATTTGGGAGGCCGCAGCCGGCGGCGATGCCGCGGGGCAGGGCCTCGCGGCGTTGCGCGAGCGGGCGCCAGCCTCCGGCGTTGCGGCGCCGGTTCACCAATTAAGGCGCGCCTATTGGATCGCCGCCGCCAGCGTACTCCTGCTGGCCGGCCTCGCCCTATGGTGGCGCTACGCGACCCGGCCGGAAAAAACCCCGGCCCTGTCCTATGCCACAGCCAAAGGCGAACGAAAGGACCTCTACCTTCCGGACAGCACGCACGTCTGGCTGAACGCCGGAAGCCGGTTGTCCTATAGCACGGGCCCGATCCGCGAGGTACACCTGGAAGGGGAAGCCTTTTTCGAGGTCCGCAAGGACCCGCAAAAACCGTTTGTCGTGCGGACCGGTGATTTGAGCACCCAGGTGTTGGGAACTGCCTTCGACGTGGAAGCATACACGGCAAAAACGGTCACGATCACGGTTGCAGAAGGAGTGGTGCGTGTGGATAGCGGGGACAAGGCGCTGGGGCGTTTGACAAAAGACCGGCAACTCCGGTGGTACAACGGTATGGTCACCCTGGAAGACGTAAGCGGCACCGAACTGTCGGCCTGGACAAACGGGGAACTGATCTTTAACAATATATCGATGAAGGAGGCCGCCGAAAGGATCGAACGATGGTTTGGGATGCCGGTAAGGCTGGACACCGCCGTCAGCAACGCCCGGTTTACCGTGTCCTTTAAAAAAGGAGCGCCAATAAAAGACGTGATGGACGTCGTTTGTATGTTGAACGGCTGCACCTACCGGATGGAAAAAGGAGAAGTCCTGATCAGGTAA
- a CDS encoding RNA polymerase sigma-70 factor: MTELTLRLRQSDERAFHELFVLYGSRLTCFVQYFLKDKAPSEDVVQEAFLAVWQHREGLDERQSLEAYLFRTAKNLTLNALRKQTHGLNARRRFFQRLQQHCNDTEHTILHNDLRRHTEQVLLTLPPQQQQVFRLSRFEGLTFDQISERMHISPHTVKNHLLAALKMMRKNFLHH; the protein is encoded by the coding sequence ATGACAGAACTAACGCTCCGGCTGCGACAAAGCGATGAAAGGGCTTTTCACGAGCTCTTCGTTTTGTACGGTTCCCGACTGACGTGTTTTGTGCAGTACTTTCTCAAGGACAAGGCCCCCAGCGAGGACGTGGTTCAGGAAGCATTCCTCGCGGTCTGGCAGCACCGGGAAGGCCTGGACGAGCGGCAATCTTTGGAAGCCTATCTTTTCAGGACTGCCAAAAACTTAACGCTGAACGCTTTACGAAAACAAACCCATGGGCTTAACGCCCGGCGGCGTTTTTTCCAGCGGTTACAGCAGCACTGCAACGACACAGAGCACACCATCCTACACAACGACCTCCGCCGGCACACCGAACAGGTGTTGCTCACCCTGCCTCCCCAACAACAACAGGTTTTCCGGCTCAGCCGTTTTGAGGGATTGACCTTTGACCAGATCTCCGAACGGATGCACATTTCTCCCCACACCGTCAAGAACCACCTCCTCGCGGCGCTAAAGATGATGCGCAAAAATTTTTTACACCACTAG
- a CDS encoding voltage-gated chloride channel family protein, translating to MRPKTKFEQLFVVTHLFRWTLLVIPIALVAGSLVALFLWLLDWSVRFRFAHDWLLFLLPVAGVVIYGLYRYLGKNAEAGNNLIMDEIHEPGGGVPARMAPLVLVTTVMTHLFGGSAGREGTAVQIGGSVAQFFARLFRLTPGDVRIVLTTGIAAGFGAVFGTPVAGAVFALEVLTLGRIRFDALLPCLMASVLADVTCRAWGIHHTAYHIGTAFHFDFFLLVKVIGSGVAFGLAGFAFAETCHTIKNAGKKWIRPAWAIPVAGGLLIIGLTYLLGTEDYLSLGVMGKYAHSVTIPSCFLAGGATPWSWLWKLLFTAITLGTGFKGGEVTPLFFIGAALGNTLATLCGAPVDLMAGLGFIAVFAGATNTPIACTLMGVELFGADNVLYYAIVCFTAYYFSGHSGIYHSQRVGVSKVERLRHDKGKTLKEIRENR from the coding sequence ATGCGCCCAAAAACGAAGTTCGAACAGCTTTTTGTCGTTACCCATTTATTCCGCTGGACCCTTTTGGTCATTCCTATTGCGCTCGTCGCGGGCTCGCTGGTAGCCTTATTTCTCTGGCTGCTGGACTGGAGTGTCCGTTTCCGCTTTGCGCACGACTGGTTATTGTTCCTCCTGCCGGTGGCGGGTGTCGTCATTTATGGGTTATACCGATACTTAGGTAAAAATGCGGAAGCCGGGAACAACCTGATCATGGACGAAATCCACGAGCCCGGAGGCGGGGTACCTGCCCGGATGGCGCCCCTGGTGCTGGTGACCACCGTCATGACACACTTGTTCGGGGGCTCGGCGGGGCGGGAAGGCACGGCGGTGCAGATCGGGGGAAGCGTGGCGCAATTTTTCGCACGGCTGTTCCGGCTGACCCCCGGGGATGTGCGCATCGTGCTCACGACGGGCATCGCCGCGGGTTTTGGTGCCGTCTTCGGAACGCCGGTCGCCGGCGCCGTCTTTGCCCTGGAGGTGCTGACCCTTGGCCGTATCCGGTTTGATGCCCTTTTGCCCTGCCTGATGGCGAGTGTCCTGGCCGACGTCACCTGTCGCGCCTGGGGAATACACCACACCGCCTACCACATCGGTACGGCTTTTCACTTCGATTTCTTCTTATTGGTCAAAGTCATCGGCTCGGGTGTCGCGTTCGGGCTGGCGGGGTTTGCTTTTGCGGAGACCTGTCACACGATCAAAAATGCCGGTAAGAAGTGGATACGCCCGGCGTGGGCAATACCCGTTGCCGGCGGCCTGCTCATCATCGGGTTGACCTACCTCTTAGGTACGGAAGACTACCTAAGCCTCGGCGTAATGGGTAAGTATGCCCATTCGGTTACCATACCTTCCTGTTTCCTGGCCGGGGGCGCGACGCCGTGGAGCTGGCTGTGGAAATTGCTTTTTACCGCGATTACCCTGGGCACGGGTTTCAAGGGTGGCGAAGTGACGCCCCTGTTCTTTATCGGGGCGGCGCTGGGCAACACCCTCGCCACGCTTTGCGGCGCACCGGTCGACCTGATGGCGGGACTGGGTTTTATCGCGGTCTTTGCGGGGGCCACCAATACCCCGATCGCCTGCACCCTCATGGGGGTGGAACTCTTTGGTGCGGATAACGTCCTGTATTATGCGATCGTTTGTTTCACGGCGTATTATTTCAGCGGTCATTCGGGTATCTATCATTCCCAGCGGGTGGGCGTTTCGAAAGTTGAGCGGCTACGCCACGACAAGGGCAAAACACTAAAGGAAATCAGGGAAAACCGTTAA
- a CDS encoding alpha/beta hydrolase family protein: MPEQRFEEYLFTALDGFPCSLWRLIKEEASPEGPVLLVHGAGVSGNIFNPPTPRNIIDALSIAGFDVWLENWRGSIACPANQWDLDQAAENDHPVAVREVCRLTGAANLKAIIHCQGSTSFMISAVKGLVPQVTTVVTNAVSLHPVVPWFSRVKLEGALPLIQSVTPFLNPRWGDEPDDAVARWLKRWVDLTHWEKDTEVGKFVSFTYGSGHPALWELANLSRVVMDWIKTEFGKVPVSFFEHIRKCVAAGQLVSADDSVRYADQTPKTAARFVFLTGKKNRCFLHASQEKSFEYFNLRRPGFHRLYEYERYSHLDIFLGEHASRDIFRDIIRELQQ, from the coding sequence ATGCCAGAACAGCGCTTTGAAGAATACCTCTTTACCGCCCTGGACGGGTTCCCTTGCAGCTTATGGCGCTTGATCAAAGAGGAGGCTTCCCCGGAAGGACCGGTGCTGCTGGTGCACGGCGCGGGTGTCAGCGGAAACATCTTCAACCCGCCCACCCCCCGCAACATCATCGACGCCCTTTCGATCGCCGGGTTTGACGTCTGGCTGGAGAACTGGAGAGGCAGCATCGCCTGTCCGGCCAACCAGTGGGACCTCGACCAGGCTGCGGAAAACGACCATCCCGTTGCCGTCCGCGAAGTATGCCGTCTCACGGGCGCCGCCAACCTGAAAGCCATCATCCATTGTCAGGGCTCCACCAGCTTTATGATCTCCGCGGTCAAAGGGCTCGTCCCACAGGTGACCACGGTCGTGACCAATGCCGTTTCGCTGCACCCCGTGGTGCCCTGGTTCTCCCGGGTCAAGCTGGAAGGCGCCCTGCCCCTGATCCAATCCGTTACGCCCTTTCTGAACCCCCGTTGGGGCGACGAGCCCGATGACGCCGTGGCCCGCTGGCTAAAACGCTGGGTAGACCTCACCCACTGGGAAAAAGATACGGAAGTCGGAAAGTTCGTCAGCTTTACTTACGGAAGCGGACACCCAGCTTTGTGGGAGCTCGCCAACCTGTCCCGCGTCGTGATGGATTGGATAAAGACCGAATTTGGAAAAGTGCCCGTCTCATTTTTCGAACACATCCGCAAGTGCGTGGCCGCCGGTCAGCTCGTCAGCGCCGATGATTCCGTCCGGTATGCCGACCAGACACCCAAGACCGCGGCCCGGTTTGTGTTTCTGACCGGTAAAAAGAACCGGTGTTTCCTCCACGCCAGCCAGGAAAAAAGTTTTGAATACTTCAACCTCCGCCGGCCCGGCTTTCACCGCCTGTATGAATATGAGCGGTACAGCCACCTGGACATATTCCTGGGCGAACACGCCAGCCGGGACATCTTCCGCGATATCATCAGGGAACTCCAACAATAA